In one Rhizobium leguminosarum genomic region, the following are encoded:
- a CDS encoding SDR family oxidoreductase: MKITVVGASGLIGTRLSESLRRSGHEVTAASLSLGVDTVTGKGLEAAIAGNDVIVDVTNAASFGDSTALDFFKASTKNLLAAAADAGVGHYLALSVVGTPRLVESDYFRAKMVQENLIRASNRPYTILRSTQFYEFINGLIDIGAQGDVFRLPPALMRPVAAGEVASFLAELTLAVPLGGIVEIGGPEQFGVDDVARIYLAANEDERQVITDPSTLYFGVELTDDTLLPNAAARVAAETLSDWLYQSMAD, from the coding sequence ATGAAAATTACCGTGGTGGGAGCAAGCGGTCTAATCGGAACGCGGCTCAGCGAAAGCCTGCGCCGGTCGGGCCACGAGGTCACGGCCGCATCCCTGTCGCTTGGCGTCGATACGGTTACCGGCAAAGGTCTCGAGGCAGCTATAGCAGGAAACGACGTCATCGTGGATGTGACCAATGCCGCATCCTTCGGCGATAGCACGGCACTCGATTTCTTCAAGGCGTCGACGAAGAATTTGCTCGCGGCTGCGGCGGACGCCGGCGTCGGGCATTATCTCGCCCTCTCCGTCGTCGGCACGCCCCGGCTCGTGGAAAGCGACTATTTTCGTGCGAAAATGGTGCAGGAAAATCTTATCCGGGCTTCAAATCGCCCCTATACGATCCTCCGCTCCACGCAGTTTTACGAGTTCATCAATGGATTGATCGACATCGGTGCGCAGGGCGACGTCTTTCGACTGCCGCCGGCATTGATGAGGCCGGTCGCAGCCGGGGAGGTCGCCAGCTTCCTGGCCGAATTGACCCTCGCAGTTCCTTTGGGCGGTATTGTCGAAATCGGCGGCCCGGAGCAATTCGGTGTCGATGACGTCGCGCGGATCTATCTCGCTGCCAACGAAGACGAGCGACAAGTGATAACGGATCCGTCCACATTGTATTTTGGTGTCGAATTGACCGATGACACGCTGCTTCCAAACGCAGCCGCGCGGGTGGCGGCCGAGACGCTCTCCGACTGGCTCTACCAATCGATGGCGGATTAG
- a CDS encoding alpha/beta fold hydrolase, with protein sequence MFKMFAVAAVITAAGLSNVHAAEKPTVVLVHGAFADASSWNGVITRLEKDGYPVVAVANPLRSVTSDGDYVRKVVAGLKTDVVLVGHSYGGAVINEAAAQSANVKSLVFVAAFAPDVGETALALSGKFPGSTLAPTLAEPVPLEGGVKDLYIKQGEFHDQFAADVSKAEGRLMAATQRPITDKALGEASTSASWKNIPSWFVYGDADKNIPPAALAWMAERAGSKETIVVKGASHVVMVSYPDKVAKVIEDAASNK encoded by the coding sequence ATGTTTAAGATGTTTGCCGTCGCCGCTGTGATCACCGCAGCTGGCCTTTCCAATGTCCACGCAGCCGAAAAGCCGACGGTTGTACTTGTTCATGGCGCATTTGCCGATGCCTCCAGTTGGAATGGGGTGATCACACGTTTGGAAAAGGATGGATATCCGGTGGTGGCGGTCGCTAATCCGCTTCGAAGCGTCACCTCCGATGGCGATTACGTGCGCAAAGTGGTCGCCGGATTGAAGACGGACGTTGTTCTCGTCGGTCACTCCTACGGTGGCGCAGTCATCAACGAGGCAGCAGCACAAAGCGCGAACGTTAAATCGCTCGTCTTCGTCGCGGCCTTCGCGCCCGATGTTGGGGAAACGGCGCTCGCGCTTTCAGGTAAGTTTCCGGGAAGCACGCTCGCACCCACCCTTGCCGAACCCGTGCCGCTGGAAGGTGGAGTAAAGGACCTGTACATCAAGCAGGGCGAGTTTCACGATCAATTCGCCGCCGATGTATCTAAGGCGGAGGGCAGGCTGATGGCCGCAACACAGCGTCCGATCACGGACAAGGCTCTTGGCGAGGCTTCGACTTCGGCGAGCTGGAAGAATATCCCTTCCTGGTTCGTTTACGGCGATGCGGATAAAAACATACCGCCGGCAGCGCTTGCATGGATGGCGGAAAGAGCGGGCTCGAAAGAGACGATTGTGGTTAAAGGCGCATCGCACGTCGTAATGGTCTCTTATCCCGATAAAGTTGCGAAGGTCATCGAAGACGCTGCGTCCAACAAATAA